One genomic segment of Rhizobium gallicum bv. gallicum R602sp includes these proteins:
- a CDS encoding aminotransferase class IV, protein MTIATIRTTTDLPKVEPHHEDNRRYPNGVAFMDGQYLPMSEAKVSVLDWGFLHSDATYDTVHVWEGRFFRLDLHLDRFFRGMERLRMKLPYSREEIEKILANCVALSGHKSSYVEMICTRGGSATFSRDPREAENRFIAFAVPFGSVANKEQLERGLHVAVSDTVRIPPNSVDPSIKNYHWLDLVKGLFDAYDLGAETALIMDTNGNIAEGPGFNVFTVKDGKLKTPAFGVLPGITRQTVFDLCRQTELGVTAADLTRDELKQADEVFITSTAGGIMPVTQVDGLAIGDGRVGDLTRQLMDLYWQKHSDPAWSTAVAYP, encoded by the coding sequence GTGTCGCGTTCATGGACGGGCAGTACCTCCCGATGTCGGAGGCAAAGGTCTCGGTCCTGGACTGGGGCTTTCTTCATTCCGACGCAACTTACGACACCGTCCATGTCTGGGAAGGCCGCTTCTTCCGGCTCGACCTCCATCTTGATCGCTTCTTCAGGGGGATGGAGCGACTTCGCATGAAGCTTCCGTACAGCCGCGAGGAAATAGAGAAGATTCTCGCGAACTGCGTCGCTCTTTCGGGCCATAAGTCGTCTTACGTCGAAATGATCTGCACGCGCGGCGGCTCAGCAACATTTAGCCGCGACCCGCGTGAGGCGGAGAATCGGTTCATCGCCTTCGCCGTGCCGTTCGGCTCCGTCGCGAACAAGGAACAGCTCGAGCGCGGACTGCATGTCGCTGTGAGCGACACCGTGAGGATTCCTCCAAACTCGGTCGATCCATCGATCAAGAACTACCATTGGCTCGATCTCGTGAAAGGACTCTTCGACGCCTACGACTTAGGCGCCGAGACCGCGCTTATAATGGATACCAACGGTAACATCGCCGAAGGACCGGGGTTCAACGTCTTCACGGTTAAAGACGGCAAGCTTAAGACGCCGGCCTTCGGAGTTCTTCCTGGCATCACGCGACAGACTGTGTTCGACCTATGCAGGCAAACTGAGCTCGGCGTTACCGCCGCGGACCTAACGCGCGACGAGCTGAAGCAGGCCGACGAGGTGTTTATTACGTCGACTGCCGGAGGCATCATGCCGGTTACCCAAGTCGACGGATTGGCTATCGGAGATGGGAGGGTTGGTGACCTGACGCGCCAACTGATGGATCTGTACTGGCAGAAGCATTCTGACCCTGCTTGGTCGACCGCCGTCGCGTATCCGTGA